The window TGACTGATTtgattgacttatatgccgcccagggAGGActcaggactcagggtggcttacaacaatggcAACTAGCCATGTCCGGTTCTTgcaaatgttcttcatatgttctagctcagtgtttcccaaccttggccacttgaagatatctggacttcaacattcagcattcgctggctggggaattctgggagttgaagtccaaatatcttcaagtggtcagGTTTGGAAAACGCTGTTCTAGCGGACAGTCCCCCGGTCATTCTGGTTTCTCGCCTCTGCTCTTTGTCtcaattttattattgtttttgtgcCCGGGTGACCAAAACTGTCCCAAGGGAGGTCCCACCATtacgtacactgctcaaaaaaacaaagataACACTCAAAGACCCCATCCTGGATCTGagcgaatgaaatattctcatggaatcctctgttctgtacaaagttgaacgtgctgaccacaaaatgaaattgattgtccaccagtgttgcttcctaagtggacagtttgatttcacagattcTGGAGTTCTATTGTggtgttcaagtgttccctttatttttttgagccgcgTATAAACACAATGGTCCCACCCTTCCGCCTCCGGTCAAATAAAGAGCAGCCATTTGCTCGGATGAATATATTGATATTTTTCTTAACCTACTTTAGCaaaaccaaaaataataataataatagtaataattaaaatgaacAGCTCAGCGAGGTAAAACAGGGGAGGGGGGTGCAAAGGAGGGGGCTAAGACCAAAAGGCTTCGCTTGGCGTGGCTGGGTTGCTCCCCCCccacttaaaaagaaaaagaaagctccCATTCACCCGTGCCCCTTCCCCACTCTAAAACCTCCCAGGATCAGGGGATGGGAAGggacaaaatgggggggggagaggacaaGAGGCCCCCACCTCCCTCTGCCTTGCTTGTCCCCCTCCACCCCCTCCTGCCCTTGAAAGCCAAAAATTCCAGAGCCACAACCGCAGCGGTCAATGAAGCCCAACGTCCACCCCCGGCCTGAGTACCAAAGTCACCTTCCTCCTGCGAGTGGACGAGCTCTGCCGCCTTTGCCCAGCCTGACCAGACACAGGGCCTTGCCAAgccagagaggggagggggaggaagagggggtgCCAAGTGATGGGTCTCTCTGTCAGCCTGGGCTGTCCACGCGCTAAGTGTCCCCGTGGCCAGATGACGGATCCAGTGTCTCTTCTTGTGCACGAGGACCCACGGCTGTGGTGTCGATCCagtggtgggggggagagaaattaaaagtggaggaggaagaggaaacccccggggggtggggtggagaaggGGGGGGTGTCAGGGGATCCCAAACTGCACCACCAGGTCTTCTTTCGCATCCACGCGGATCTGGGAGAGGGCACTGAAGGCGTAGGCAGCTATCCGGGAGACCTGGAGGAGGGGGCAGAGGCCAGAGGTGAGGGGACGgaagggggacacacacacacacacaccagcccaGGAGGAGAGAACCCTGCCAGGATGGTGCTGGCACTCCTGCGGGGTCTCTGGTGCTCTCGGACCttcatccccatggacaattgggggggggggggcaccaggTGACAcagaatctatctatccatccatccagtatatcatctctctcttattctctctgtatctctctcttcctttgggtcccatgtgttgggggtccagggaaagggagggtctggccttctctttctgctcaagatcccatggacaattgggaggccactgtgggacacagaaggctggactcgatgggctttggcccgattcagcagggctcctcttaggttcttaggttctctctctttgtttatatctcttggcctgattcagcagagctctccttatgttcttatgttctatctctctttctttctttctttctatctatctccttccttcctttcttccttcctccctccctccctggctgTCCATgaaccacctctatgttggtggaggcaggcagggttccctggggtcccatccattgggggtcaagggaatgctcaagatccccctggacaattggagGGTCActctgggacacagaatgctggacttgatgagctttggccccattcagcagggctcttctttggttcttaggttcttaagacACCCAACTGAGCCACCTACCTGTTGCAGGTCTGCGAAGGGCACGGGGTCGCTGGCGAGGACTTGGTGGGGCTGGTTGGTCAGCGAGGGCAGCAAAGGGAGCTTCTTCCAGTGCGTCAGGCTGCTGCTCAGCACGGCCAgccgggtgctggggggggggggggggaggagagggatggAGCGAGACAAAGGGGTGACCAGGGGCAGCCCCAGAAGGCCCACAGGCTGCCCACAACCCTCCACTGGCGACCCAAAACTCAACCGTCCTGCAGACCGGCCCATTCTGATCTGCACCCCCTCCTGCCAGCAGGGCTGGACCCTCAGGGATTTCAGTCGGACAGGCGGTTGAAGTACGGGTAGCCGTGAGTTACAATGCAGCCCCCCAaattcgatttgatttgatttagtttattaaatttataagccacccaactcataacggactctgggcagcacacaacaaataaatagactccccgagtcttcggagaggggcggcatacaaatctaataaattattattactattattactattactattattattattaaatgcatgCTGCTCGGTGAAACATCTGCTGAGTGAATTTGTGCCATTTTACCACCACagttttcctgccacagttgttgtgAATTACCCTGCAGTTGTTGAGAGTGTAGTTGTTGAGTGAAacccactgcagttgttaataatgtagttgttaagtgaacccggCTTCTTCCCCGTTGTTGGTCAGATGGTTGCCCAAGCGACACtccgaccatcataaatatgaaccagtggccAAGCATTGTCTGGTGTGGATGCTGCAATGGACTCACAAGTGTGAGAAACagccacaagtcacttttttgtgCTGTTGTCACtcggaatggtcactaaacaaagtgttgttaagttgaggattatctgtagggGAGGAACCTACCTGCAGGCTCTAAAGCAGGGGTTCTCCACCTTTCTAATGccccaaccccttaatacagttcctcctgttgtggtgacccccaaccataagtccagcgccaattctccccaaacagagcttgaagctgattggcaggaaggtgagagggacgcccccactgtcaacgcctgattggtcagattgtaaaaatatgttccaaggtgccagaatagaagctttagttcctgacaccaggggaaatttgccttaggtgacccctgtgaaacagtcgttcgacccacaaaggggtcccgacccacaaaggggtcccgacccccaggttgagaaccactgctctaaacctcctggcctttcgtaaacttcttaagacccacatctgccatcatgcatgggggaattgagacatcttccccaggcctatatacgttatgtatggtgtgttgtgtgtatgtttttaaattatgggtttttagttttttaaacattagatttgtattttacattgttttctactattgctgtgagccgccccgagtctacggagaggggcggcatacaaatttaattaatagatagatagatagatagatagatagatagatagatagatagatagatagatagatagatagatagatgatagagtagatagatagatagatagatagatagatagatagagatataaatagatgatagatagatagatagatagatagatagatagatagatagatagatagatagatagatgaaagttTTGCAAGAAATGAGACCAGAAATGGAGTCTGATGCAGCAGCGTCTCCAGAGAGGGGCCTCTGACCCTCCATAATCTAAGATTGACAGCTGACCACTGCCAGGCATGGCTTGTGGGAAGGCTTTTGTCCCTTTGTCTTAAAACCACAAATGGTGGCGAGGTGGCTATTAAGTGAGATGCCCTCCACTTTATCACACCCCCCCAGCTAagggaatccctgcagttgtgtCAAGTGaagctgtcccccccccccccccggggactTTGAAGTCGCCTGAAGAGGAGCCCTGCAGGCTGCCACCCTCGTTGCCACGTGCCACGTGAGGATGGGGGAGGCCGTGATGGCCACAAGGGCGAGGACCAGTCTCAAGTCACTTTCCCAGTCAAACGGACACCAAACAAGTAGTTGCAAGTCAGGGGCTACTTACCCCTGGGACCTCAGGGCAAGGCTGCCCCAGGGAGCTTaaggagacccccccccccaaacagacCAAAGCAGTGCcagtccccccctccccccccaaaaaatgtcctacctgtactGCCGCGCTCGGTCCATGTACTCATGCTGCTCCATCTGCTGCTGGTCTGCGGCCGAAACGTCAATGATGTTGCTGCAAAACGACAGAAGCCCCTAGGGGTTAGAGCAGCGGCTCTCaacatttctttcttattttaaaaaaataaccttgaTTAAGCttctacatataaaaatcaaaagaagagaaaaacaatttaaacaaacagaacatacaaagaaagaaaaatgaaagaaaatggagagACAGATCAGcatataaacttaaacaacatataaaacatattcagtttcagtggGGGGGTCTATATTTCCACAGTTATTTGCTTATCctcaatattttctttcactacacatataaatttatttggttcccaacttttctaatgccgtgaccccttaataataacaataataataataatttattagatttgtatgccgccccttaatACTTAATACGCTTCCTcctgttgtggtggcccccaaccataagtcaagcgccaattctccccacagagcttgaagctgattggcaggaaggtcagagggacgcccccactgtcaatgcctgattggttggattgtaaaaatatgtcccaaggtgccagaatagaagctttagttcctaacaccaggggaaatttgtcttaggtgacccctgttaaacggtcattcgacccccaaagggctcCAGACAcccaggtggagaaccactgGGTCAGAGAAAGCCACTCTCCACCTGCCTCACTCAG of the Erythrolamprus reginae isolate rEryReg1 chromosome 4, rEryReg1.hap1, whole genome shotgun sequence genome contains:
- the LAMTOR1 gene encoding ragulator complex protein LAMTOR1, which produces MGCCYSSENESSDQGEESKPLLPPPSSPPNKSMNGMESCCTLPSARTDEQALLSSILAKTAINIIDVSAADQQQMEQHEYMDRARQYSTRLAVLSSSLTHWKKLPLLPSLTNQPHQVLASDPVPFADLQQVSRIAAYAFSALSQIRVDAKEDLVVQFGIP